A genomic window from Lycium barbarum isolate Lr01 chromosome 4, ASM1917538v2, whole genome shotgun sequence includes:
- the LOC132638279 gene encoding F-box/kelch-repeat protein SKIP25-like → MNNSAIITNTAAGAAVKCRNKLLQYNQYQSLIPGLPNDIAQICLSLVQEPLILYSVCQSWRRLVYCPHFPPFLSIYSLLKPSAQVKNSIEFANFIPISAKWQLLPPPPLDPPLRLLLRHPSFISRHLPIQSVSVSGDLIILTATTDHMLPALSRPLVFNPLTHKWTYGPPLATPRRWCAAGTSQGMVYVASGIGSHYNLEVAQTVEKWDLKSYNIKNNSNYHQQQQRNNPTCGVKNKGWKWEKLSGLKDGKFSREAIEAIGWREKLCMVNVKGDAAKEGIIYDIESDTWQEMPEGMLVGWRGPTAAMEEEIIYTVDESKEALRKYDQENDSWIEILENEMLKGAQHMAAAGGKVCVVNSGGDGIVVVNVVAEPPSLVVVETPVGFQVLDVHILPRMSQLDEC, encoded by the exons ATGAACAACTCCGCCATCATAACTAACACTGCCGCCGGAGCTGCCGTCAAATGCCGTAACAAGCTCCTCCAATATAATCAGTATCAGTCCTTGATCCCTGGACTTCCTAATGATATAGCTCAAATTTGTCTATCTCTTGTTCAAGAACCTTTGATTCTTTACTCCGTTTGTCAATCGTGGCGCCGACTTGTTTATTGTCCTCATTTTCCCCCCTTTTTATCCATCTATTCCTTATTGAA accctcggctcaagtgaAAAATTCGATTGAGTTTGCGAATTTCATTCCGATTTCAGCAAAATGGCAGTTACTTCCTCCTCCCCCACTTGACCCACCTCTACGTCTCCTTCTCCGTCACCCTTCCTTTATCTCCCGCCACCTTCCTATTCAATCGGTTAGCGTTTCTGGCGATTTAATAATCCTCACCGCGACAACTGACCATATGCTCCCGGCCTTATCCCGTCCCCTTGTGTTCAACCCGCTCACCCACAAATGGACTTATGGCCCCCCACTCGCGACCCCGAGACGCTGGTGCGCTGCAGGCACGTCGCAGGGCATGGTGTATGTTGCGAGTGGGATTGGGTCCCACTATAACCTCGAGGTAGCTCAAACAGTTGAAAAGTGGGACCTCAAAAGTTATAACA TAAAAAATAACAGTAActaccaccaacaacaacaacgtaaTAATCCCACATGTGGGGTTAAAAACAAGGGATGGAAATGGGAAAAACTGAGTGGTCTCAAAGACGGGAAATTCAGTAGGGAAGCGATTGAAGCAATAGGTTGGAGAGAGAAGTTATGTATGGTAAACGTAAAAGGCGATGCAGCAAAGGAAGGAATAATCTACGACATCGAAAGCGACACGTGGCAGGAGATGCCTGAGGGAATGTTAGTAGGTTGGAGAGGTCCAACGGCTGCAATGGAGGAGGAAATAATTTACACGGTGGATGAATCGAAAGAAGCATTGAGGAAATATGATCAAGaaaatgatagttggattgagaTTCTTGAGAATGAGATGCTTAAAGGTGCACAGCATATGGCTGCTGCTGGTGGTAAAGTGTGCGTGGTTAATAGCGGCGGTGATGGGATAGTAGTGGTGAATGTGGTGGCAGAGCCTCCGAGTTTGGTGGTGGTGGAAACTCCGGTAGGGTTTCAGGTTTTGGATGTACATATTTTGCCAAGGATGAGCCAATTGGATGAAtgttga